The following coding sequences are from one Novosphingobium sp. KACC 22771 window:
- a CDS encoding response regulator transcription factor, translating to MTQIMVVEDDAEVAQVISDRLRAQGYDTLRATTGREALAHTHTTRFDAITLDRMLPDMDGMALVARLRAEGVTTPVLMISSLGDVDQRIAGLRAGGDDYMVKPFAPDEVAMRVEVLLRRGRDYPAEGRIVIDPLEMDLIKRKVWLHGEPVALLQKEFRLLELLARHPGQILSRQMIFEQVWGYFFDPADNLINVHIGKLRRKLEQTGHPPIIETVKGEGYRLVVG from the coding sequence ATGACGCAGATCATGGTGGTGGAAGATGATGCCGAGGTGGCGCAGGTGATCTCTGATCGCCTGCGGGCGCAGGGCTATGACACGCTGCGCGCCACCACCGGGCGCGAGGCGCTGGCCCATACCCACACCACCCGTTTTGACGCGATCACGCTGGACCGTATGCTGCCCGATATGGATGGGATGGCGCTGGTGGCGCGGCTGCGCGCCGAAGGGGTGACAACCCCGGTGCTGATGATTTCCTCGCTGGGCGATGTTGACCAACGCATCGCGGGCCTGCGCGCGGGCGGCGATGACTATATGGTCAAACCCTTTGCCCCCGATGAAGTGGCCATGCGGGTCGAGGTCCTGCTGCGGCGCGGGCGCGATTATCCGGCCGAGGGGCGGATTGTGATCGACCCGCTGGAAATGGATCTTATCAAGCGCAAGGTCTGGCTGCATGGCGAGCCGGTGGCGCTGCTGCAAAAAGAGTTCCGCCTACTCGAACTCCTTGCCCGCCATCCGGGCCAGATCCTGAGCCGCCAGATGATCTTTGAACAGGTCTGGGGCTATTTCTTCGATCCGGCGGACAATCTCATCAATGTCCATATCGGCAAATTGCGGCGCAAGCTGGAACAGACCGGCCACCCCCCGATCATCGAAACGGTGAAGGGCGAAGGCTATCGACTGGTGGTGGGCTGA